Part of the Candidatus Saccharibacteria bacterium genome, GCGTGCATATGCTTAAGATTAGCAGTTTAGCGAGGTAACGCAAAAATCAATCACGACCGTATGGCGTTGATACAGCAGCGGCTTTGCCGCCGATACTAATTAAAAAACAAAAACTACTGTTCCATTAAGAGCAGGTCCTGTGCGTCGGCTTGTGAACTGAGCTGTCGCATTTCCCATTTTAAAAATGCAATGAGCAGTATGGTGAACAGTAATGCGCCCACTACAAAGCCTAAGACGGCCTGAGAAAATAAGGCGTGTGCGATAAACATTGTGCTAAGGGGGATCCCGATAGCAAACATTTCGATTACGAAGTTGTTGTTATTGTTGTAGTGCGTATCCATTTTAAGCTACCCCCGTTGCTAAATTATATTGCGCATCAACCATTTGCCTAAAAGAGTGGTGAGCTGTTTCTACAAGTTCTTTAGTAGGAATAATTCGGCTGCGTTTTTTGACTTTATTCGGCAAGCCAGTTAGCAGCAAGAACCCCTGCCATGAGTCCATGCCGGTTTGTAGCTCTAAGTGTTGTAGATCCACCAGTTCTGGTTCGTCTTGAATGTCGTAGAGCTTAAAGTTGCCTGTGCTGAGCGTGGCATATGGAGTTTTTTGTTCGGATAGAAAGCTAAGAATATCGCCAACGCCGGGCATGAGTATCCAAGCATAGGATTGGTCATTGAGCGTTAGGATTTTTGTGTGATTTTTCGACTCCCCTAACACGTAGGAGCCGCTATCGATTTGATTAATCATGTTCGGTCCTCCTTTTATTAACCACCTATAGTATTTCACTACTGTACGGTTGAGTCGTTGATTCAGATCAATTTATATCCACCTTACCGCCGTATACTAGTTGATAGTTTGATTGAAAGGACGAATATGGCGGCAACAACCGACGTACAGGGAGAGACAGCAAGCAACATTTTAAAAGAACTTCGATCAGAAGACGTAATGACGCTGTGCACGATGAATTTAAATCTCAGGCCGCATTTGAGTGTAGTGTACTACTCTGTGTCGGACGCATTTGAGTTGTTTTTTATAACAAAAGTAAAAACCAACAAGCATAAACACCTGCAAATTAATCCGAATGTTACAGCGCTGGTATACGAAGAAAAACGTCAATTGTCGATTCAAATTACGGGGACGGCTCACGCTGAAGAACCCAGCGATGAAACGCATGACATGCTTGAGAAGGTGTTTGAAAAAGCCAGCAAACACAATTTTAATGCACCGCCGATTGCAAAACTGTGGGCTGGCGGATTTGTGATGTATAAAATCAAGCCCAGCACAATTACTATGGCCTTGTTTACGCGGCCACAAGCTGGTGGCTACGATATGTTCGAAGCAATTAACTTTTAATTAGAATTGTTCCAGTTGGTCTTCAAGCTTTTTTAAACTTTGTATAGTTATGCCCTCTGACGATACAGACACCAGGTTTTGTTTTTTTAACTTTTGCATTTCGCGGCTAACAGTTTCTTTAGTTAAGCCGCAGTAGGTGGCAATTTGATACTCTTTGATTGGCAATAGGATTGTATCGCTGTCGGCATGTTGCCGGTGGGCTTGTGTTATTAATTCGTTTACTAAAATACTAAAAGCGTTGCTGCTCATAACGTGCACTAACCGACCCAAGACGCCATTTAAGCCGGAGAAAACTCGTTGTAACAGGTCAAACATAACTGCAGGGTTAGTTTTAATGAAGTCGGCAATATCGTCAGCTGGAGCTGCTTGTAGTTTGGTCGGTACGGTTGTTTCAAAAAAGAAGGTGTTTTCGGCAGTTGTTAAAATGTAGGACATAGGTAAAAATGCTGATGGTTTAAAAATGTTAACCACAACTTCGTTGCCTTTTGGATCTATAAAATATT contains:
- a CDS encoding pyridoxamine 5'-phosphate oxidase family protein; its protein translation is MAATTDVQGETASNILKELRSEDVMTLCTMNLNLRPHLSVVYYSVSDAFELFFITKVKTNKHKHLQINPNVTALVYEEKRQLSIQITGTAHAEEPSDETHDMLEKVFEKASKHNFNAPPIAKLWAGGFVMYKIKPSTITMALFTRPQAGGYDMFEAINF
- a CDS encoding Crp/Fnr family transcriptional regulator codes for the protein MADAPDVKHTVRQFFSQFPARSFDAKHILLHPHKRPDYCYYIEHGEVRQYFIDPKGNEVVVNIFKPSAFLPMSYILTTAENTFFFETTVPTKLQAAPADDIADFIKTNPAVMFDLLQRVFSGLNGVLGRLVHVMSSNAFSILVNELITQAHRQHADSDTILLPIKEYQIATYCGLTKETVSREMQKLKKQNLVSVSSEGITIQSLKKLEDQLEQF